Genomic segment of Umezawaea sp. Da 62-37:
GACCTCGCCGGACTCCACCCGCACGTCCGCCCCGGCCGCGCGCGCCGCCGCGACGACGTGGTCCCGCACCCGCGCGTGGTCCGCCGTCCCCAACGGGTGCGGCCGCTGCGCGATCTCCCGCAGGTCGCCCTCCACCCGCGCCGCCGAGAACTCCGTCGCCGCCACGTCGGCCGGGGCGGCGGCGGGCGGGCGGAAGGCCAGCAGCGACAACGCGCCGAGCGCCACCAGGACGGCGAGCAGCGCGACCGCGACGACGGGCGGGCGGAAGCCCCTGGGGGCGTTCGGTTCGGCGGTCACCGGGAGAACCTACCCACGCCCGTGCCCGCCGCAGCCCCCCGACTTCGGTCTTCCGGTGCCGGAAGGCCGACCGCGCGCGCTCCGAACCACGATTCACCCCATCGGGTCAGCTTCGGTCGGCACTGAAGTTATCGACCAGGCCGGACCGCACGCGGGCCGACGGACGGGATCGCCGCTCCCGAGCCGTTCCGCGGTTCCGTCCGAACAGGACGCGCGCGTCCGTAGCGGACGGTGGCTAAAGGACACTCCGACACGATGGTGGTCGCCCTGGCGGGTGGCGTCGCCGTCGACCGGTTCGGGTATCCGAAGACCCGGAGCGCCTGGCGGTCCGACCCGGACAGGTGCGGGTGGACCGCGAGGTGGTGTCATGGCCGGCAAGGGCGCGCCGAAGACCAAGCAGACCAGGAAGTTGTTCGAGCGCTTCGGGAAGCTCCAGTGGGCCGTGTTCCTGATCGGCGTCTTCCACGTCGTGACGGTCTTATACCCCCTCTTCCCCTTCGACACCTCCGGCAAGCTGCTGCGCTTCTGCACGGGGTTCCTGGGCATCGTGATGGCGCGCCGCTGGGACCACGCCCGCCGGTTCGGCATCGCCCTGCTGGTGGGCTACGGCGGGCTGGTGTTCGCCGAGCTGTGCGCGCCCGAGACGCTGGAGCCGGTGACGCTGATCTACGGCCGCACGGCGCTGAGCGGGGCGTTCATCATCCTGCTCTCGTTCAAGCACCAGGGCAGACTCGGCACGTGATCGACTTCTAGGATTCCCGGCATGACGACCCACCCCGACGTGCGTCCCGCGACCCGAGCGGTCGACACCTACCTGGAGCGGATCGGCTACCGCGGCGACGTGACACCGGGCGTGGACGTGCTGCGGGCGCTGCACCGGGCGCACCTGGCCACCGTGCCGTTCGAGAACCTCGACGTGCACCTGGGCGCGGTCGTGCCGCTGGACCGGGCCGCGATCCTGGACAAGGTGGTGGCGCGGCGGCGCGGCGGGTACTGCTTCGAGCTGAACACCGCGTTCGGCGCGCTGCTGGAGGCGCTGGGGTTCGAGGTGTCACTGGCGTGCGCCGCGATCGGCCCGCGCGACGCGGAGGAACCCTTGTGGGGCAACCACATGGCGCTGCTGGTGCGCGTCGACGGCGGCACGTGGGTCGCCGACGTCGGCATGGGCCAGGGTTTCGTGGAGCCGCTCCCCCTGCGGCCGGGACCGCACGACCGCGCCGGGTTCGACTTCGAGGTGGCGCGCGACGACCACTGGTGGGTCGGGCTGCACCGGTTCGGCAGGCTGCCGGGGTACCTGCTGCGCGAGGAGCCGCACGAGCTGGAGTGGTTCGAGCCGCACCACCAGCGCCAGTCCACCGATCCGGAGTCGTCGTTCGTGCGGCGGCTGCTGGCGCAGAGGCCGCACGACGACCACGTGCTGACGCTGGTCGGCACCAAGCTGTTCTCCAACGGTCCCGCGGGCGGGACCGAGGTGCCGGTGGAGACGGCCGAGGAGTTCGCCGCCGTGCTGGCCGAGCGGTTCGACGTGCCGGTGGCCGATGTGGACACCGACCGCCTGTTCCGGTTCGCCAGCGCCCCGACCACCTGAGCGGCCGGGGCGCTCCTCGCTAATGGCCCGCGAGCACCGAGCGGTCGCGGACGAGCTTGCCGTTGGGGGTCCGAGGCAGGGCGCGCAGCACGCGGAACGCGGCGGGCTGCTTGAAGTCGGCGAGCTGCTCGCCGCACCACGCCGCGACGGCCGTCTCGTCCAGGTCGTCCGACGAGGTGGCGACGTAGGCCTCCACCGCGTCGTCGTGCACCACGATCGCCTCGTTCACGAGCGGGTGCAGGCGCAGCGCGTCCTCGATCTCCAGCAGGTCCACCTTGTACCCGCCCAGGATCACCAGCGAGTCCGCGCGGCCCATGAGGGTCAGCGAACCGTCCGCGCGGAGCTCGCCCCGGTCACCGGTGCGCCACCAGCCGTCCTCGTAGCGCACCTGCTCGGGTTCGCTGAGGTAGGGCGAGCGGTCGAGGCCGACCTCCACCTGCCCGTCGCGCACGCGCAGCCGGACGCCCTCGCACACCCGGCCCACCGCGGGCCGGGTGCCGCCGGTGACGTCCATCGTGAGGATGCCGGTCTCCGTGCTGCCGTAGCCCTGCCCCACGGGCAGGCCGTAG
This window contains:
- a CDS encoding arylamine N-acetyltransferase; translated protein: MTTHPDVRPATRAVDTYLERIGYRGDVTPGVDVLRALHRAHLATVPFENLDVHLGAVVPLDRAAILDKVVARRRGGYCFELNTAFGALLEALGFEVSLACAAIGPRDAEEPLWGNHMALLVRVDGGTWVADVGMGQGFVEPLPLRPGPHDRAGFDFEVARDDHWWVGLHRFGRLPGYLLREEPHELEWFEPHHQRQSTDPESSFVRRLLAQRPHDDHVLTLVGTKLFSNGPAGGTEVPVETAEEFAAVLAERFDVPVADVDTDRLFRFASAPTT